A region of the Anaerohalosphaeraceae bacterium genome:
CCGACAGGGTCACGCCGGAAAGACTGTCCAAATCCGCACAAAACAGACCGGAACAGGACACGTCGGTCAGCCACTGTTCTCCAAAAATAACCAGGTCGGTCAGGTCCACCCGCCAATCCTGATTTAAATCGCCGACCGGATAGGAACCGCCTGCGGCCGCCGCCAAAGAGACAGCCGCCCACAGCAGAAATCGTTTCATGGTTTCCCGCCTTCCTCTCCTTCTGTCCTACGGCTGAATACCGGCCGATGACGCCGTCCGCACCTCCCATCCTCCGCCGGATTTCACCCACAGCATTCCGGTATCCCGATAAAACTGCAACAGGGCCGTCGAATACGCAAAAACGGCCTCCGTAAAGGCCCGATGGGCCTGATAAGAATCCTTCTGGGCATCGAGGACATCGCGGCTTTTGGCCCGGGCAACCTGCATCAGCTCGAGGGTCTTTTCCAGCCGCTCCTGTGCCAGCCGGCAGGCCTCCTTTTGAACCTGATATCGCTGCCGGGCTTCCTGACAGTCCCGATAGGCCTTCCGCACCTCCAGAACCACCTGCTCGGTCAGCTGCTGATGAATCCGCTGCTGCTGCGCCCAGGCAATCAGGGCCCGCTTGTAGTTATTTTTCTCCCTTTCCCGGTCCAGCGGCAGGTCCAGCCGAAGCGTTGCCTCGTAGCGGTCGCGAACCCGCTGCAAATCGCCCGGGTCGGCCCCGAACGCATACCGTCTGGCGCCGTCGTTGGCGGGGCTGTAAAAACCCACGAAGGTCAAATCCGCCTTCAGGGCATCCGCCGCTATTTCTGCATGCCGCTGTGCATCGAGCGTGCGGTCAAAGGCATTGGCCAAATCCAGACGCTGATTCAGGGCCGCCTCAATTGCCTGCTCCTCCGTCAGAGGCAGCTCGCGGAGCCCATCGGCCAGGGCCGCCCATTCATTCACATCCGGTTCAATCGGCGCCTCCTGCGGAATATTGAGCATCCGTTTGAGCACATCTTTCTGGGTTTCATACTGCTGCCGTGCCTGAAGGTAGCTGTCCCAGGCGCGGATTTTGTCCTGATGGGCCTGCTCCAGTTCAAACGCCGCTAAACGGCCGGCCTGAACCAGCGGAGCCATCCTGTCATAGATCGACAGCATCTGCAGGTAGTGCTCCCGGCTGTATTTCAGCTGCATCTGATAAAAAAGCAGGCGGTAATACTCCGTCACGACAGACACCAGAAAGGTCTGGCGAAACCGATTGAAGTCCCGAATGGCATACAGCGTATCCTGCTCAGCCTGCGTCAGGGCCTCCAGAACAACCTTTCGGTCCGCCCCGCGAAGAAGCGGCTGGGTCACCGCCGCCTGAAAGATAGTCTGCAGACCGCTGCGGAAGTCCCCCGACAAGACATCCATATAGCCGACCGACAAACCGCTTGTCAGAACCGTACCGCTCGCCAGCAGTCTGCGGATGCCTCCTTCTCCGGAACCCCCCAGGGCCTCCCGCCCGCCCTCCCCTCCCTGGTCGCCTTCTTTGGCATATCCCCCCGTGGCCCGCGCAAACGGCGTCCACTCATACAAATGCTGCGCATCCCGCAGATTCAGGGCCGCCAGATACAGCTGCTCCTTGGCGGTCTGATATTCATGGGTCCTCGTCACCGCCAGCTCGGCCGCCCGGGCCAGCGACAGAACAGGGTTTTGTTCAAATTCCTGGAGGCGCTCCGGCCGGCTGGGAGATGAAAAGGGGTCTATCCGGTAATCTGCTCCGTCTCCGAAAGACTCCTTCCAGCGGTCTTCCAAAAGGGAATACACAACGTCATCCGTCTGACGGCTCACTCGTTCCGGGTCCAGCGAACATCCGGCAAACCATAAAAGCAGATAACAAATCCCCCCGGCTGTGAGAACCGTGTTTTTCATGGATTTCGGAGGTTCCTGTTCATAAAAACCGACGGCTAAATGCCGCGAATTCCCACCAGTTCATTCGGGAGCAGCTGCATATCCGGATGCACCGGAATCCGAACGGGTCGGCCCCATTCCGGAATCGTCGGATTTTTCCAGAGCCGTTCCGGCATCAGTTCCACCATTGGGCCGATTTCAGCCACCTCGGAACGCAGGACCTTTCGGGGAGCGGACGTCTTGATGATTTCGACCGGCTGACGCAGTGTGATGGAAGCGCCTTGTTCCTGAGGCACCCAGGCCGTCACAAAATCGACGGACGGGGCCACCAGTGTCAGAATCGGCATATCCCGGCTGACGGTCTGGCCGGGTGTACAGCCGACGGAGGCAACAATCCCATCAAAAGGAGCCTCGAGAACCACATCAAAATGCACGGCCGAAAGCTCCTCCAGCCGCTTTTCCTGCTGAACAATGGCCCGCCGAAGCGGCTCCAGAGACAGCATCGGCTCCGGAGAAACCGAACCAGCCGAAGCCCGGAAGGCCTCCAGACGCTCCTGAAGAGTCTGATAATCCTGTCGGGCCTGCTCCAGCCGCTGCTGGTCCTGAGCAATCTGAACCGCCAGGGCCTCCGCCTGAACCCGGACTTTCTGCAGTTCGTACGGTTCTATCGCCTTCCTGGCCAACAGCTCTTCGAGGACCCGCTGTTCGTTTTCGAGGTCTTTGAGCTGAATGCGAGCCGGCTCAAGACGCGTCTGAATCTCCAGAATCAGCAGGCGAGTTCGTTCTGCATCCAGGGCCATCTGGTGCTCGCGATAGAGCTGCTCGAGGCGCTCGCGTGACTGTCCGGCGGCCAGCTGTCGAATCATCTGTTCGGCCTGCAGTTTCCGATATTCGAGCTCCGTCAGGGCCGCCGCTTTCTCCGCTTCCAGCTGGGCCCGCGTCCGCTCAATTTCCGCCGGCGCCAGAAGCCGCAGAACCGCCAGGGGCTGTCCCCGGCGGACTGACTGATACAGATGAACCGGCACCGAGATGACCCATCCGGAATCCGGTGCGGTGAAGACACAGGTCTGCGAACCGGCGATTCCCACCGTTGAAAACCGCCCGTGACGATAAAAGAAAAGATAACAAACCGCCGCCAGCGCCGCCAGCCAGACCAGTACCGGCAGCAGCCCCGTCAGGATATGCCCCTTTCTCTTCGAAATGATTCTCCGGTCAGAGTTCAAGGATTTGCTCCTGAATGGCTATGCTCAGATTCTCAATTCCTTCGATTTTCCGCAGTTCGGAAAGCATCTGCTGATTCAGAGAGGCCTTCCGCAGAGTAATCTGATAGGCGTAATCCATCCGGGAACGGTCCGGCCCGCGGCTTTGGGAAGAGGTCAGGACAATCGTCCGGCAAAACCGCCGGAGCACCTTAAAAAGCGGATGGTCCGGACTCAGCTCGCCGTGAAAGGTAAACCGAAGCAGCGCATTGCTTGAATGAAACGCCCCGAAATCCGCCCAGTACAGATAGAGCAGCACCAGCCCGAGAACCGCCGTGCCGATGACGGCAATCGCATATCGTCCGGACCCGCAGGCCATGCCGATCACCAGAGCGCAGAACAAAAAAGCAATGTCCCGCGTGTCCTTAATCATGTTTCGAAACCGGATAATCGACAGCGCCCCCATCAAACCGACCGCCACGACAAAGCTGCCGGCAATCGTCGTCATCACAAGGGCCACCACTATCGTAATCACAATCAGCGACTGCACAAAGGATTTGGAATACGACAGTCCGTGATGCGTAAACGAATAAATCCACGCCAGCACCTGTCCGAGCACAAACGCCAGCAGCAGCGACAGAATCACTGTCAGAGCATCCGCTCCCGACTGCGAAGAATAATCATCAAATAGATGCCGTAATCCGTCCATCATTCCAGATATCGGAAGAGGACCCCTTCCGAAAAACAGGATACAGAGGAGACATATTTGGACATTGACGACAGATTCAGTTCAAACAGGCGAATCATCGTCTCCAGCCAGGCCGGATAATGGTCCGTAAACTTGATTTCCAAAACGACAAACGGAACCGGCACGGTCTGCCAGCCCGGTCCATTCAGCGTCACCTCCAGCCCGTGCGGTTTGCGGAAATGAAGCTGCCGATCAAAAGTAACCCGCACCCGATGGTCGCCCTCCCCTTCATAGGCCTCCCGCATATACCGAACCAGAACGACCGGCTGAGCCTGCAGCGCCTGTTTGTAAAACAAAAACTGCTTGAGGGCCTGGCGGTCTTTCTCCGAGCGGCCGTGAAGGTCCAGCGTCCCCTCCAGGGCAGCCTGCAGTTCTGAGCGTTCAACTCGAGCCCGGCTTTTGACAATTACTTTATTCACCCGCCGCTTGACTTCCAAAAACAGCGGGGTCTGCGGCAGGTCATTGTACGTTCGAATCCGCAATTTAAACCGGTTCGACTTGCCCGAAAGCGTTTCCCGGCACAGCTGAAGGTCTGGAGAGTCCCAATACAGACTCGAAATAGGGTACTGACGGTCCGGATACATCAGGGCATATTTATCCACCGACAAATAGTGCTGAACAAAATCTCGAATGGCCTGAGCTTTTCCCTCCGTAATTCGGTACTTCAATTCATAGCGGCAGCAGGTTAAATCTTTGCGGCCCAGAGAACAGACCGGAGCGATTTCCTCCCTGGATGGGCCGGCGAGTTCTGCCTGAATTGGAGAGGGGCCGGAAAGCTCAGCGGGTTCGAGGGGAACGGTATCTTTTCCCGGCGACCTCTTGACCGGTTCTACCACCTTCTTATCTTTTCTCCCTGTCAGAAAGCTTCGAAACATTTGTGTGAATCAGCAAAAGCTTCTAAAAAAGAAGTCCCATTCGGACGAAATTTATCTTCTTCCACACCCTGACGAACCCCACACTCTTCTGTATGCAAGAAAAACCGCCCCTCTTGAGTTTATTTTAATCCATTTCTAATCGAATTATAACGAAAAAACAAGAAAAAAGTCAACACCAATATCTGAATATTCTGGAACAAAAAAGTAAAAAACCTTTGCTGAAAAAGATTTTGAGCCGCTCAAGAATCAGGAAAAGATTATCGGGCCTGTTTGGACTCTTTCCATTCCGGAAACCCTTTTTGTGATAGGGTGCAAAATCGGGTACATTTGGCCCTTTTTCGACAAAAAAAGGACTTGCCGATTTTTCTGCAAGTCCTTTTTTGATAAGCATTTGGCGGGGGGAGGATTCGAACCTCCGACCTCCGGGTTATGAGCCCGACGAGCTACCAGACTGCTCTACCCCGCGATCAGGTTTTGTCTTCTATACCACAGTTTGCGGCCTTGTGCAACCGCTCATTCAATTATTTTTCGAGCATCCGGCGAATTTGTTCGGCTATCTGAGCGGCCTTTCCTTCCGGATAGGAATAGGAAGGCCAGTTCCGGAACAGCCCATCCCCTGTCTTTCTGGGAATAATATGAAAATGCAGATGCTCGACAATTTGTCCGGCCGCTCGGCCGTTGTTGCAAAGCACATTGTATCCATCCGCTTTCATCGCCTTTTGGACGGCCCCGGAAACTTGAGATAAAACGGCCGCCAGACTCGAAAGCGTCGAGGCCGGGCATTCATCCAGCCGGTTGTAATGCCGCCTGGGGATTACCAGTGTATGCCCATCCGATACCGGGCCAATATCCAGAAAGGCCAGAACCTCCTCGTTTTCAAAAACCTTTGCGGAGGGAATCTGCCCTGCGGCGATTCGGCAAAATACACATTCATCCATCTGAATCCTCCCGCCTGAACCGACAAAAAAAGCGGACGCAGTACCGCCGTCCGCTTTGGAAAATCCGCTTAGGACTTCTTGGAGGTCTTTTCCGGTTCTGATTTGCCCTGCTCAACCAGCTGAAGCAGAACCAGACGCCCGTTGTCGCCGAGCCGGTGCCTGGGCAGGCGAATAATTCGCGTATAGCCGCCCGGCCGGTCCAGGAAACGGGGGCCGATATCACTGAAAAGCTTTCCAATCACCGTGCCCACCTTGACCATTCGGCCGTCCTCTTCTTTGTAAATCGCCCGGTCGTTCAGCAGACGAAGTGCCTGCCGACGGGCGTGAAGATTCCCCTTTTTGGCCAGCGTAATCAGCTTCTCGGCAAATCCGCGGACCTCTTTGGCTTTTTCCAGCGTCGTCGAAATCGTCTCATGCTCAAACAGAGAAGCCGCCAGATTCCGACGCAGGGCGAGCCGATGCTCGCTGGTTCGTCCCAATTGTCTTCCTGCTATCCGATGACGCATATCCAATCACCTCAATTTTGTCTTTTTTCCGCTTTGTTTTAGACTCCGGTCATCCCTAAGGACAATCCGAGTTCCGCCAGTTTCCGCTTGACCTCACGCAGACTGGTTTTCCCGAAGCTGCGAATCTTCAGCAGGTCCGCTTCCGTCATCTTCACCAGCTGTCCGACGGTCTGAATATTGTTCGACTCCAGGCAGTTGCTCGAGCGGACCGTCAGCTCCAGCTGCTCAATCGGCATCGCCAGTTTGGCCGCCAGTTCCTCATTGACCGCCTTGGACGGCTGCGGCTCGGCCTGGACCGCCTCTTCCACAGTCTCTTTGCCCAGCTGGTCATACTGAACAATCGGGTTGATGTACTTGCGGAGAATCTTGCCCGCTTCCACCAGAGCCATTTCCGGCGTGACGGTGCCGTCCGTCCAGATTTCCAGAATCAGCTTGTCATAGTTGGTGCGCTGGCCGACTCGTGTATCCTCCGTCTTATAGCGTACGCGCAGAACCGGCGAATAAATCGCATCGACCTCAATCCGCCCGATTTCCTGCTCTGCGCGGTCGGAGGCCGCAATCCGCTCGGAAGCCGGCGAATAGCCGCGGCCGTTGCCCACCACCATTTCCATCTCAAAGTTTACATTTTCCGTCAGCGTCGCCAGCACCAGATCCTTGTTGATGATTTCAATCGCCGGGTCGCACTCAATCATGCCCGCCGTCACAGGACCGACCTGATTCGCACGCACTTTCATCGTGCGGCGCTGGTCGCCCTGCATCCGAACCACCAGACGCTTGACGTTCAAAACGATATCCGTCACGTCCTCCATCACCCCCGGGATGGACGTAAATTCATGCGTGACATTCTGAATCTTAATGGATTCAACGGCGCTGCCTTCCAGCGAAGAAAGCAGAATCCGCCGAAGACTGTTTCCGATTGTCGTGCCGAATCCCCGTTCAAACGGCTCGATAATAAACCGGCCGTACCGGTCGGTGGACACATCCGTGTCCTTCTGCACACGCGTCGGCAGTTCCAAACCTCTCCAGGTAATTCTCATACATAGGCCTCCAGCAGCGGGCGAATGTTCTCAGTGCTTTTCTTCGGGCCGAAAGGAGAAGAAAACCACTCTCTGGAATCCGCCCGGTTTTCCAATAATTCGTTATTTCGAACAGAACTCCACAACCAGATGTTCTTCAATCGCCAGCTGGACATCCTCACGGGACGGCAGAGCCACGACAGTGGCCGCCGGCTTGGAGGCATCCAGCTGAAGCCAGCCCTGCACCTGAAAATTCGGATTGGCCTCCAGCTGGGCCTTGACCAGCTTGCGGGTCCGTTCCGAGTTCTTCAGGGTAATCTTGTCGCCGATATTGACTAGTCGGTCCGGAATATCCACCCGCCGGCCGTTCAGATAAATATGCCCATGGGCAATCAGCTGCCGGGCCGCCTTGCGGGAGGGAGCAAAGTTCAGCTTAAACACCACATTATCCAGACGCCGTTCGAGAAGCTCCAGCAGCGTACGTCCAGTGTTGCCTTTCCGGCGGGCGGCTTCGCGGAAAATGCTCATAAACTGCTTTTCCATCAGCCCGTAATACCGTTTGACCTTCTGCTTTTCGCGAAGGCGAACGCCGTAATCGCTGTAGCGTCCTCTCCGCCAGCCGTGCATTCCGGGAGCCATGCTCTTTTCCCGCCGCTCAATCGCACACTTGGCGGTTTCGCACCGTGTGCCCTTGAGCATCAGCTTCATTCCTTCTCGCCGGCATAACCGACATGTAGGTTCAAGATAACGTGCCATATTCTGTCAGCTTCCTCTTTGTAAGGTTCAATTGTTCCGTTGTCCGGATTAAACACGCCGACGCTTGCGGGGACGGCACCCGTTGTGCGGAATCGGCGTGACATCCTCAATGGAGGCAATCCGAAGACCCGCCTGCTGAATCGCGGCAATCGCCGATTCCCGGCCGGACCCGGGCCCTTTGACGCGGATTTCCACCTCGCGCAGGCCGCTGCGCATCGCCGTACGGGCCGCCTTTTCCGCCGCCCGCTGTGCCGCAAACGGCGTACTCTTCCGCGAGCCCTTAAAGCCCACGCTGCCGCCGGAATCCTGACAAATCGTATCGCCGTCCATATCCGTGACCGTAATCAGGGTGTTGTTGAACGTCGCCGTGATATGAACAATCCCGCGAACCACATTTTTCCGAACTTTTCGTTTTACGCTTTTGGCCATAACCAATCAACTCCTCTATTCCGTCTCCGCTGCGACGGCTGGTCTTAGCGGTTACCGCATTTCTTTGACGCTCTTCTTGCCGGCCACGGTTTTCCGTTTGCCTTTCCGCGTACGGGCATTGCTTTGCGTCTGCTGACCGCGAACCGGAAGACCGCGGCGGTGACGAATGCCCCGATAGCAGCCGATTTCCTTCAGACGAGCGATATCCTGCGAAACCTTTCTCCGCAGCTGCCCTTCCACGAGGTAGTCCCGGTCGATAATCTGGGTGATTCGGCTGACCTCATCTTCCGTCAATTGCCCGGCCCGCACCTGCGGATTGACCTTGGCTTCCTCCAGAATCTTGCAGGCCAGATAGCGTCCGATGCCGTGGATGTAGCTTAAGGCAATCCACGCCGGCTTGTTGTTCGGTACATCTACACCAATGATACGGGGCATATGAACTCCTGTCGCTTAGAAAGACTCGTTATCAGCCCTGACGCTGCTTATGACGGGGATTCGAACAAATCACTCGCAAAACCCCTTTGCGTCGGACCAACTTGCAGTTTTCACAAATTCGTTTTACGGAACTTCGTACTTTCATAGATTTTTCCCTGTCCAACCGGGTGTTAACTTCTCGTAATAATCCGTCCTCGGGTCAAATCATAAGGACTCATCTCCACCAGCACCTTATCCCCCGGCAGTATCCGGATAAAATGCATCCGCATTTTTCCGGACACATGGGCCAGGATGCGATGGCCGTTCTGCAGCTCTACCCGAAACATGGCATTCGGAAGAGCTTCTACGACCGTCGCTTCCAGTCTGATGGCATCTTTTTTCGCCATATCCCTCTGTTTTTTTTCTCCTGACGGCTGATTACCCGGCCTTCTCATCGAGCGTTAAAACCTCACAGCCGCCTTTTACCACTGCTATTGTATGTTCAAAATGGGCCGAATACTGCCGATCTTTTGTCACAACGGTCCATCCGTCTTTCAGCGTCCGAACGCCCGGCTTGCCCATATTGACCATCGGTTCTACCGCCAGCACCATCCCCTCCTGAAGCACGATATCCTCGCGAAGCAGTTCCGGGCTGACAAAATTCGGCACCTTGGGCTCCTCATGCATTTCCGTCCCGATGCCGTGCCCGACATAATCCTTCACCACGGAAAATCGGGCTTCTTTCGCACAGGCCTCCATCTGGGCCGCTATCGTACTCCACCGAACCCCCGGCGCCATCCGCTCGATCGCAATCTGGAGCATCCGCTCCGTCACCTCCAGCAGCCGCCGATGTGCCGGAGCAATGGGGCCGATTCCGATGGTAAAGGCTGCATCGCCGCAGTATCCATCCAGTTTCACCCCGAAATCGACGCTCAGAATATCGCCCGGCCGCAGCACCACATCCGGCGAAGGAATCCCGTGCACCAGCTGCTCATTGACCGAGGTACAAACGGCCCCCGGGAACGGCCGGCCTCCGGAAGGATTGGGAACCCCTTCAAACAGGGCAATCGCTCCGGCCTCTCGGGTCAATCGGCGGGCCAGGGCATCCAGATGCGCCGTGCTGACGCCCGGTCCGGCTTCCTCTTTGAGTTTTGAAAGAACCTTCGCCACGACCTGTCCGGCCCGGCGGATTTTCTCGATTTCCCGGCGGCTTCTGAGCTTAATCGCCATAAGGGCTCAATTTAACGTCCCAGCCGCCCGAGTGCTGCAAAAACGGCCTCACTGACTTTGTCAATCGGCTGGTCCGCATCAATCACAATAATCCGGCTTTGCGTACGGCGATAATATCCCAGAACCGCCGCCGTCTGCTCATGGTACGTTTTCAGTCGATTCGAAACCACTTCGGGACTGTCATCCTTGCGCTGCACAAGCGGGCCGCAGCCTTTATCACACTGTCCGTCCACTTTCGGCTTCAGGTTGACAATATGATAAACAGCCCCGCATTTCGGACAGCTCCGCCGGCCGGTCATCCGGTCCAGAATCGCCTCATCCGGAACTTCCAGCGAAACGATCGCATCGATGGTCTCTCCGGCCTTTTTCAGCGCGGCATCCAGCCCTTCCGCCTGCACGACGGTACGGGGAAAACCGTCCAGAACATATCCTTTGGAGCCGGTTTTCTTAATCGCCCCAATCATCATATCAATTATCAAATCATCCGGAACCAGACCGCCGGAATCCATATAGGACTGGGCCTTGCGCCCCAATTCGGTCCCGGCCGCCCGTTCGGCCCGAAGGATATCTCCGCTGGACAAATGGGCCAGGCCGTATTTTTCTGCGATTCGCTTGCACTGTGTGCCTTTGCCGGCACCGGGCGGTCCCAAAAGAATCAGCTTCATACGCGAGCTCCCCGAATCCGTCCGGCCGACGAAAACCCTTCGTAGTTTCGCATCAGCAGGTTCGCTTCAATCCGCTGCACCAGGTCCAGCGAGACGCTCACCACAATCAAAAGTCCCGTTCCTCCGAGGAAGGAAGCGGCCGTATAGTCCACGCCGAACATCTGCGTGACCAGACTGGGCACCACCGCAATAATCGCCAAAAAGGCCGCCCCGAAGAAGGTAATCCGAATCATCACGGTTTCCAGATATTCGGCCGTCCGATGGCCGGGACGAAGCCCCGGAATAAAGCTGCCGCGGTCCCGAAGATTTTTGGCCATATCCTTCGGCTGAAACTGGACCGTCGTCCAGAAATAAGCAAACACAAAAATCAGAATAATATAAAGCAGGTTATACGTGTACGCCTGGGGGCGGAACGCTTCGATAAGCACACGCATAAAAGCCATTCCTCCCAGCAGATTGGGACGGGCCAGCTGCTCCAGAATAATCGGGGGGAACATCATCAGCGACGAGGCAAAAATAATCGGCATCACGCCGCCGTGATTGACCCGAAGCGGCAGATAATGCTTGGCCCCGCCGTACATCCGATGGCCCCGCATCTGCTTGG
Encoded here:
- a CDS encoding TolC family protein produces the protein MKNTVLTAGGICYLLLWFAGCSLDPERVSRQTDDVVYSLLEDRWKESFGDGADYRIDPFSSPSRPERLQEFEQNPVLSLARAAELAVTRTHEYQTAKEQLYLAALNLRDAQHLYEWTPFARATGGYAKEGDQGGEGGREALGGSGEGGIRRLLASGTVLTSGLSVGYMDVLSGDFRSGLQTIFQAAVTQPLLRGADRKVVLEALTQAEQDTLYAIRDFNRFRQTFLVSVVTEYYRLLFYQMQLKYSREHYLQMLSIYDRMAPLVQAGRLAAFELEQAHQDKIRAWDSYLQARQQYETQKDVLKRMLNIPQEAPIEPDVNEWAALADGLRELPLTEEQAIEAALNQRLDLANAFDRTLDAQRHAEIAADALKADLTFVGFYSPANDGARRYAFGADPGDLQRVRDRYEATLRLDLPLDREREKNNYKRALIAWAQQQRIHQQLTEQVVLEVRKAYRDCQEARQRYQVQKEACRLAQERLEKTLELMQVARAKSRDVLDAQKDSYQAHRAFTEAVFAYSTALLQFYRDTGMLWVKSGGGWEVRTASSAGIQP
- a CDS encoding HlyD family efflux transporter periplasmic adaptor subunit, which encodes MNSDRRIISKRKGHILTGLLPVLVWLAALAAVCYLFFYRHGRFSTVGIAGSQTCVFTAPDSGWVISVPVHLYQSVRRGQPLAVLRLLAPAEIERTRAQLEAEKAAALTELEYRKLQAEQMIRQLAAGQSRERLEQLYREHQMALDAERTRLLILEIQTRLEPARIQLKDLENEQRVLEELLARKAIEPYELQKVRVQAEALAVQIAQDQQRLEQARQDYQTLQERLEAFRASAGSVSPEPMLSLEPLRRAIVQQEKRLEELSAVHFDVVLEAPFDGIVASVGCTPGQTVSRDMPILTLVAPSVDFVTAWVPQEQGASITLRQPVEIIKTSAPRKVLRSEVAEIGPMVELMPERLWKNPTIPEWGRPVRIPVHPDMQLLPNELVGIRGI
- a CDS encoding DUF4956 domain-containing protein — its product is MMDGLRHLFDDYSSQSGADALTVILSLLLAFVLGQVLAWIYSFTHHGLSYSKSFVQSLIVITIVVALVMTTIAGSFVVAVGLMGALSIIRFRNMIKDTRDIAFLFCALVIGMACGSGRYAIAVIGTAVLGLVLLYLYWADFGAFHSSNALLRFTFHGELSPDHPLFKVLRRFCRTIVLTSSQSRGPDRSRMDYAYQITLRKASLNQQMLSELRKIEGIENLSIAIQEQILEL
- a CDS encoding polyphosphate polymerase domain-containing protein yields the protein MVEPVKRSPGKDTVPLEPAELSGPSPIQAELAGPSREEIAPVCSLGRKDLTCCRYELKYRITEGKAQAIRDFVQHYLSVDKYALMYPDRQYPISSLYWDSPDLQLCRETLSGKSNRFKLRIRTYNDLPQTPLFLEVKRRVNKVIVKSRARVERSELQAALEGTLDLHGRSEKDRQALKQFLFYKQALQAQPVVLVRYMREAYEGEGDHRVRVTFDRQLHFRKPHGLEVTLNGPGWQTVPVPFVVLEIKFTDHYPAWLETMIRLFELNLSSMSKYVSSVSCFSEGVLFRYLE
- a CDS encoding HIT family protein, whose protein sequence is MDECVFCRIAAGQIPSAKVFENEEVLAFLDIGPVSDGHTLVIPRRHYNRLDECPASTLSSLAAVLSQVSGAVQKAMKADGYNVLCNNGRAAGQIVEHLHFHIIPRKTGDGLFRNWPSYSYPEGKAAQIAEQIRRMLEK
- the rplQ gene encoding 50S ribosomal protein L17; the protein is MRHRIAGRQLGRTSEHRLALRRNLAASLFEHETISTTLEKAKEVRGFAEKLITLAKKGNLHARRQALRLLNDRAIYKEEDGRMVKVGTVIGKLFSDIGPRFLDRPGGYTRIIRLPRHRLGDNGRLVLLQLVEQGKSEPEKTSKKS
- a CDS encoding DNA-directed RNA polymerase subunit alpha, coding for MRITWRGLELPTRVQKDTDVSTDRYGRFIIEPFERGFGTTIGNSLRRILLSSLEGSAVESIKIQNVTHEFTSIPGVMEDVTDIVLNVKRLVVRMQGDQRRTMKVRANQVGPVTAGMIECDPAIEIINKDLVLATLTENVNFEMEMVVGNGRGYSPASERIAASDRAEQEIGRIEVDAIYSPVLRVRYKTEDTRVGQRTNYDKLILEIWTDGTVTPEMALVEAGKILRKYINPIVQYDQLGKETVEEAVQAEPQPSKAVNEELAAKLAMPIEQLELTVRSSNCLESNNIQTVGQLVKMTEADLLKIRSFGKTSLREVKRKLAELGLSLGMTGV
- the rpsD gene encoding 30S ribosomal protein S4, whose translation is MARYLEPTCRLCRREGMKLMLKGTRCETAKCAIERREKSMAPGMHGWRRGRYSDYGVRLREKQKVKRYYGLMEKQFMSIFREAARRKGNTGRTLLELLERRLDNVVFKLNFAPSRKAARQLIAHGHIYLNGRRVDIPDRLVNIGDKITLKNSERTRKLVKAQLEANPNFQVQGWLQLDASKPAATVVALPSREDVQLAIEEHLVVEFCSK
- the rpsK gene encoding 30S ribosomal protein S11, which encodes MAKSVKRKVRKNVVRGIVHITATFNNTLITVTDMDGDTICQDSGGSVGFKGSRKSTPFAAQRAAEKAARTAMRSGLREVEIRVKGPGSGRESAIAAIQQAGLRIASIEDVTPIPHNGCRPRKRRRV
- the rpsM gene encoding 30S ribosomal protein S13, producing MPRIIGVDVPNNKPAWIALSYIHGIGRYLACKILEEAKVNPQVRAGQLTEDEVSRITQIIDRDYLVEGQLRRKVSQDIARLKEIGCYRGIRHRRGLPVRGQQTQSNARTRKGKRKTVAGKKSVKEMR
- the rpmJ gene encoding 50S ribosomal protein L36, whose amino-acid sequence is MKVRSSVKRICENCKLVRRKGVLRVICSNPRHKQRQG
- the infA gene encoding translation initiation factor IF-1 — protein: MAKKDAIRLEATVVEALPNAMFRVELQNGHRILAHVSGKMRMHFIRILPGDKVLVEMSPYDLTRGRIITRS
- the map gene encoding type I methionyl aminopeptidase, with the protein product MAIKLRSRREIEKIRRAGQVVAKVLSKLKEEAGPGVSTAHLDALARRLTREAGAIALFEGVPNPSGGRPFPGAVCTSVNEQLVHGIPSPDVVLRPGDILSVDFGVKLDGYCGDAAFTIGIGPIAPAHRRLLEVTERMLQIAIERMAPGVRWSTIAAQMEACAKEARFSVVKDYVGHGIGTEMHEEPKVPNFVSPELLREDIVLQEGMVLAVEPMVNMGKPGVRTLKDGWTVVTKDRQYSAHFEHTIAVVKGGCEVLTLDEKAG
- a CDS encoding adenylate kinase, encoding MKLILLGPPGAGKGTQCKRIAEKYGLAHLSSGDILRAERAAGTELGRKAQSYMDSGGLVPDDLIIDMMIGAIKKTGSKGYVLDGFPRTVVQAEGLDAALKKAGETIDAIVSLEVPDEAILDRMTGRRSCPKCGAVYHIVNLKPKVDGQCDKGCGPLVQRKDDSPEVVSNRLKTYHEQTAAVLGYYRRTQSRIIVIDADQPIDKVSEAVFAALGRLGR